In uncultured Cohaesibacter sp., a genomic segment contains:
- a CDS encoding TRAP transporter small permease codes for MKYIASLKWLEVLIAALLSVLVIIVFFNVLGRYILGEGFTWAEEAARFLFVWLTFIGAVIAYRKHAHIGMDLLTSIAPAKVRRILEALALGLSIIFLVVWGYSSFQLMMRSMSFLTPSLEIPRGWIYAIAPASAGLMLIIAGVRLVGLLLGRNANERERDDA; via the coding sequence ATGAAGTATATAGCAAGTCTCAAGTGGCTTGAGGTCCTCATTGCAGCTCTTCTGTCTGTGCTCGTCATTATTGTTTTCTTTAATGTTCTGGGGCGCTACATCCTGGGTGAAGGCTTCACTTGGGCGGAAGAGGCAGCTCGCTTCCTGTTTGTATGGTTGACATTTATCGGTGCAGTCATCGCATACCGCAAACATGCCCATATCGGGATGGATTTGTTGACCAGCATAGCACCAGCCAAAGTCAGAAGAATTCTGGAAGCTTTGGCGTTGGGCCTCTCTATCATATTCCTCGTTGTTTGGGGTTACAGCTCGTTCCAATTAATGATGCGTTCAATGTCGTTCCTGACCCCGTCACTCGAAATTCCTCGTGGATGGATTTATGCAATTGCGCCCGCTTCGGCCGGTTTGATGCTGATAATCGCAGGCGTTCGACTTGTTGGCCTGTTGCTTGGCCGCAATGCTAATGAACGGGAGCGCGACGATGCTTAG
- a CDS encoding TRAP transporter substrate-binding protein: protein MSMNRRNLMVAGFALIAGISMFGSVSQADAATRLRIADFYASDHAVNRALREVFVPKLEEYSKGELTASIHDNSSLGAEAELTESLRLGIIEMGITGGLISASRPKLQVLEMPYVFRDFEHAWSVFDSPIGEDFAAETEKAGIHVLAWIGNGFRVMTNSVRPINSMADMAGIKMRVPENKVYIETARAMGFNVVTTPFSEVFTALSQGVIDGQENPAPTVLANHWYEVQKYLAITNHIFSYGAISINKDLFESLSPEQQKALEKAAKEAAAAERRMLAEDSERDTKSLEEAGMIVTHPDLNELQDAVAPARAKLVKGIEGGSEILDSILKM, encoded by the coding sequence ATGTCTATGAATCGCCGAAATTTAATGGTTGCTGGTTTTGCGCTTATCGCCGGTATCTCGATGTTCGGGAGTGTCTCGCAAGCCGATGCTGCAACGCGTTTGAGAATAGCGGATTTCTACGCCAGCGATCATGCCGTGAACCGGGCGTTGCGTGAGGTTTTTGTTCCAAAGCTGGAGGAATACAGTAAAGGAGAGCTGACGGCCTCGATCCACGATAATTCCAGTCTGGGTGCTGAGGCCGAATTGACCGAAAGCTTGCGGCTGGGGATCATTGAGATGGGCATTACTGGAGGGTTGATCTCTGCCTCTCGGCCAAAGCTACAGGTTCTTGAGATGCCTTATGTCTTTCGGGACTTTGAGCATGCATGGTCTGTTTTTGATAGCCCAATTGGTGAAGACTTTGCGGCCGAAACTGAAAAGGCTGGCATCCATGTTCTCGCCTGGATTGGCAATGGTTTCCGTGTCATGACGAACTCCGTTCGCCCTATCAACTCCATGGCGGACATGGCTGGCATCAAGATGCGTGTTCCTGAAAACAAGGTCTATATCGAAACTGCACGGGCCATGGGCTTCAATGTCGTGACAACGCCATTCAGTGAAGTCTTTACCGCTCTTAGTCAGGGCGTGATCGATGGTCAGGAAAATCCGGCTCCTACTGTGCTTGCCAACCATTGGTATGAAGTCCAGAAATATCTGGCTATTACCAATCACATTTTTAGCTACGGCGCCATCTCCATTAACAAGGATCTCTTCGAATCCTTGTCACCCGAACAGCAGAAAGCCCTTGAGAAGGCGGCAAAGGAAGCTGCAGCAGCAGAGCGAAGAATGCTCGCCGAAGACTCCGAACGTGATACCAAAAGCCTTGAAGAGGCCGGCATGATCGTTACGCATCCTGACCTTAATGAGCTGCAGGATGCGGTAGCTCCGGCACGTGCCAAACTTGTCAAAGGGATCGAAGGCGGTTCCGAAATTCTCGACAGCATCCTCAAAATGTAA
- a CDS encoding GntR family transcriptional regulator, translated as MREKSKETVKHRTKLSDQVLEKIRQSIVQGEFPLGTSLSEVSLAARYETSKTPVREAFMELRREGLVEIHAHRGTFVFSASEAIINNLMEIRMLLETNALRFSMERNWGKLVDSLEALTAQMENTVSEGHLTRYRELDAAFHRAIIDNSGNIFVQEAFSTFEFRIQALRTQLLSDKKNRETYQEHVLLVEQIATRNIELAIEKLIQHIDDSRKSLCDSLASQ; from the coding sequence ATGCGTGAAAAGAGCAAAGAGACTGTCAAACATCGAACGAAATTGTCAGATCAAGTACTTGAAAAAATTAGACAATCTATTGTTCAAGGCGAGTTTCCACTTGGCACGTCTTTGTCGGAGGTATCTCTTGCTGCAAGGTATGAAACAAGCAAAACCCCGGTTAGAGAGGCCTTCATGGAGCTCCGGCGAGAGGGGTTGGTCGAGATACATGCGCACAGAGGTACATTCGTCTTTTCAGCCTCTGAAGCAATCATCAACAATCTGATGGAAATCAGAATGCTGCTTGAGACCAACGCCTTACGTTTTTCGATGGAGCGCAACTGGGGGAAGCTGGTAGACAGTTTGGAAGCGCTCACAGCCCAGATGGAAAATACAGTAAGCGAAGGGCATTTAACGCGATACAGGGAGCTGGACGCAGCATTTCACAGGGCAATAATCGACAACAGCGGCAATATCTTCGTTCAGGAAGCCTTCTCAACGTTCGAATTCCGCATTCAGGCACTGCGTACTCAACTGCTAAGTGACAAGAAGAACAGGGAAACCTATCAAGAGCATGTTTTGCTTGTCGAACAGATTGCTACAAGAAATATCGAGTTGGCAATTGAGAAGCTGATACAACATATCGATGATTCAAGAAAGTCTCTATGTGACAGCTTGGCCAGTCAGTAG
- a CDS encoding sugar kinase: MERATRQNNPPKIHPTVTPCSQGVASFLARFIMPDILCLGEPMLEFNQQPDGNYMPGHGGDTSNCAIAAARQGASVGYVTNLGADAFGNSFMKLWSEEGIDTSCVKQVDDAHTGIYFVTHDEDGHHFSYFRAGSASSRMQLEDLPLDAIRKGKILHVSGISQAISASAADTVFSAIETAQSAGLQVSYDTNLRLKLWPLERARAIIHAGMSQCDIALPGLDDARQLTGLEEPDAIADFYLNLGASIVALTLGAEGTLVATPQERRQIKGRSVKAVDATAAGDTFDGAFLARLVAGDSPFDAARYANAAAALSTQNYGAVEAMPRKQAVEAFLAEAVLE; encoded by the coding sequence TTGGAAAGAGCTACACGACAAAATAACCCTCCAAAAATTCACCCAACTGTCACGCCTTGTTCTCAGGGCGTGGCTTCTTTTCTAGCGAGATTCATCATGCCTGATATTCTTTGTCTCGGAGAGCCGATGCTCGAATTTAACCAGCAGCCAGACGGGAACTATATGCCCGGCCATGGCGGCGACACCTCCAACTGTGCCATTGCAGCCGCCCGGCAGGGGGCGAGTGTGGGGTATGTAACAAATCTGGGGGCTGATGCCTTTGGCAATAGTTTCATGAAACTCTGGTCGGAAGAGGGGATCGATACAAGCTGCGTCAAGCAAGTGGATGACGCCCATACCGGCATCTATTTTGTAACCCACGACGAAGACGGACATCATTTCAGCTATTTTCGGGCAGGCTCTGCCAGCAGCCGAATGCAGCTAGAGGACTTACCTTTAGACGCGATCAGGAAAGGCAAGATCCTGCATGTGTCGGGTATCAGTCAGGCAATCTCCGCTTCGGCGGCCGATACGGTCTTCTCGGCGATCGAAACAGCGCAATCTGCTGGCCTCCAAGTATCCTACGACACAAATTTGCGCCTCAAGCTCTGGCCGCTCGAAAGAGCGCGGGCCATTATTCATGCCGGCATGAGCCAGTGTGACATAGCGTTGCCCGGTTTGGATGACGCACGTCAGTTGACCGGGTTGGAGGAGCCTGACGCAATTGCCGATTTCTATCTGAATCTTGGAGCCAGCATTGTGGCGTTGACGCTGGGGGCTGAAGGGACACTTGTTGCGACGCCGCAGGAGCGCAGGCAAATCAAGGGGCGGAGCGTGAAGGCTGTTGATGCGACAGCTGCAGGAGACACATTTGATGGTGCGTTCCTTGCTCGTCTGGTGGCTGGAGACAGCCCATTCGATGCGGCCCGCTACGCGAATGCGGCGGCGGCTCTGTCCACTCAGAATTACGGAGCCGTCGAGGCCATGCCACGAAAGCAAGCGGTGGAAGCGTTTCTGGCAGAAGCTGTTTTGGAGTAG
- a CDS encoding L-dopachrome tautomerase-related protein — MSAILATSASAKDGLEVVAEWNSLPYAVKDATIKEKWEKSDLYGKALIMGAKVDSQGTIYVSTARWGGADIPSTLSKLVKKGDQWELEAYPSEELNNVTNAAGLKAVLGFEIDRNDVMWILDQGHVAGGENKPGDAKLVLWDIKANKEVQRYDFPAEQADPKCSFLNDVAVDNDAGFAYIADSGIFCDPLHGGLIVYDSNTNKARRILDQSKFTNDQPDFFFNIGDRKVLKNGGMRTGADGIALSADKDKLYWTNLTGNHLYRLDTDLLRDMTGSETVIENAVDLVTTLPSNTDGMTADSEGNIYLTALSLDGVMKLDGKTGQLSRFIFDPEMKWPDTLAWGPDDSLYVVSNHLHLWVDGDMNFKDPDVPNFRIWKIKGVGKSYTTK; from the coding sequence ATGTCTGCGATATTGGCCACTTCAGCGTCCGCAAAGGACGGGCTTGAAGTGGTCGCAGAATGGAACAGCTTGCCATATGCCGTCAAGGACGCAACCATCAAGGAGAAGTGGGAAAAAAGCGATTTGTACGGCAAGGCCCTCATCATGGGCGCCAAAGTGGACAGTCAGGGAACCATTTACGTTTCGACAGCCCGTTGGGGCGGTGCCGACATTCCATCAACGCTTTCCAAACTGGTCAAAAAGGGGGACCAGTGGGAACTCGAGGCATACCCATCGGAAGAGTTGAACAATGTGACCAACGCCGCCGGTCTGAAGGCAGTTCTTGGTTTTGAGATCGATCGTAACGACGTTATGTGGATCCTTGATCAGGGCCATGTTGCTGGGGGTGAAAACAAACCCGGAGATGCAAAGCTCGTGCTTTGGGACATCAAGGCTAACAAGGAAGTTCAGCGTTATGATTTTCCTGCCGAACAGGCCGATCCGAAGTGCTCCTTCCTAAATGATGTTGCCGTCGACAATGACGCTGGTTTTGCCTACATCGCAGATAGCGGCATCTTCTGTGACCCGCTGCATGGCGGCTTGATTGTTTATGACAGCAATACCAACAAGGCCCGCCGTATCCTTGATCAGAGTAAGTTCACCAACGACCAACCAGATTTCTTTTTCAACATCGGTGATCGCAAGGTGCTCAAGAATGGTGGTATGCGCACCGGGGCCGATGGCATTGCCCTGTCAGCCGACAAGGACAAGCTTTATTGGACCAATCTTACCGGCAACCATCTGTATCGGCTTGATACCGATCTGCTGAGAGATATGACGGGGAGCGAGACGGTCATCGAAAATGCTGTGGACCTGGTAACCACTTTACCATCGAACACCGACGGCATGACGGCGGACTCTGAGGGCAACATCTATCTGACCGCTCTGTCGCTGGACGGCGTCATGAAGTTGGATGGTAAGACCGGCCAATTGTCGCGTTTCATCTTCGATCCGGAAATGAAATGGCCAGATACTCTTGCTTGGGGGCCGGATGACTCCCTCTACGTGGTTTCCAACCACCTGCATCTGTGGGTCGATGGCGACATGAATTTCAAGGACCCCGACGTACCAAACTTCCGCATCTGGAAGATAAAAGGCGTTGGAAAGAGCTACACGACAAAATAA
- a CDS encoding RraA family protein: MTLEELVAGFREVATASVADAVDKVAGKIGFLDQNIKPRINEKKICGPAVTILEGPTQEFVPPQHALDAIDEAEAGSVIVISVAGNSDVAVWGGLMTAGAVANKHEAAVLNGGVRDIVEIKRDYDFPVYSRAVSPGTTLGRIKTLAANVELPIGDVIINPGDIIVGDVDGVVVIPREHAEEILEMAKDIDVREAEQAKLIIESGSLRKGLAKYGRI; encoded by the coding sequence ATGACACTTGAAGAACTCGTTGCCGGCTTTCGTGAAGTAGCCACGGCATCGGTAGCAGATGCTGTTGACAAGGTAGCAGGCAAGATCGGTTTTCTTGATCAAAACATCAAGCCACGCATCAATGAGAAGAAAATTTGCGGTCCGGCAGTGACGATCCTCGAAGGACCGACGCAGGAATTCGTGCCACCTCAACACGCGCTTGACGCAATCGATGAAGCCGAAGCTGGCTCTGTCATCGTCATCTCCGTTGCCGGCAATTCAGATGTGGCCGTCTGGGGTGGTCTGATGACAGCAGGCGCCGTGGCCAACAAGCATGAAGCTGCCGTGCTTAATGGCGGGGTACGTGACATCGTCGAAATCAAACGTGACTACGACTTTCCTGTCTATTCGCGCGCGGTCAGCCCCGGCACCACTCTGGGCCGGATCAAGACACTGGCGGCCAATGTGGAATTGCCAATCGGTGATGTGATCATCAATCCTGGCGACATAATCGTCGGCGATGTCGACGGCGTGGTTGTCATTCCGCGTGAGCATGCCGAAGAAATTCTGGAAATGGCCAAAGATATCGATGTCAGGGAAGCCGAGCAGGCCAAGCTGATCATCGAAAGTGGATCACTTCGCAAAGGTCTGGCCAAGTACGGAAGGATCTGA
- a CDS encoding bifunctional 4-hydroxy-2-oxoglutarate aldolase/2-dehydro-3-deoxy-phosphogluconate aldolase yields the protein MVDHPIVIRLQSHRIMPVIDCTNPSVVVCAQDLMIAQGVGAFEVSFAIPQAGNVIRRLKKRSSELLVGAGSIVEPAQARAAIEAGADFVSGPCWVNEVATCLAANECAYIPGAMTAGEVLHHHKSGAALVRFPAGAAVNGLGMFARMRRDFPDVDFLASGDIPLRDVQDYLDAGARCAVIERNVIPERALEAGDIEAAIVHVSEALRALSFQPFNQTMEQKP from the coding sequence ATGGTAGATCACCCCATCGTAATCCGACTGCAGTCTCACAGGATCATGCCCGTTATCGACTGCACCAATCCCTCAGTCGTCGTCTGTGCGCAGGACCTTATGATCGCACAGGGTGTAGGGGCATTTGAAGTCTCTTTTGCAATTCCCCAAGCCGGAAATGTTATTCGGCGTTTGAAGAAGAGGTCTTCGGAACTTTTGGTCGGGGCAGGGTCGATTGTTGAGCCTGCGCAGGCAAGGGCGGCTATTGAAGCTGGGGCTGACTTCGTGTCGGGCCCCTGCTGGGTGAACGAAGTTGCCACCTGTTTGGCGGCAAATGAGTGCGCCTATATCCCCGGCGCGATGACGGCCGGGGAAGTGCTGCATCACCACAAATCCGGGGCCGCCCTGGTCCGCTTTCCCGCTGGGGCTGCGGTAAACGGTCTTGGCATGTTTGCTCGGATGCGGCGCGATTTCCCTGATGTTGATTTCCTGGCGAGCGGAGATATCCCTCTGCGGGATGTTCAGGACTATCTGGATGCGGGGGCTCGCTGTGCCGTGATCGAGCGAAATGTGATTCCCGAAAGGGCCCTGGAGGCAGGCGATATCGAAGCTGCTATCGTGCATGTGAGCGAAGCTCTTCGGGCTCTGTCCTTTCAACCATTTAACCAAACAATGGAGCAGAAACCATGA
- a CDS encoding C-terminal binding protein: MTKLAVAVLEPGYAKYTIEQAVLEQQDVTIVAVPEQEDAVSSLKSINPVAVMVRERTVSAAEIEACPNLKVIVRYGVGVDNIDLALAKSRGIYVANVPDYGAEIEVSEHAVALYLAVQRRIVERDAQVRAGEWGIGEDAPIPGRYNGVLGLIGCGRIGLQAARKFKALGFRYILAFDPNLSSDIAKSEGIDLVDLETLCMQSDVISLHAPLLPQTRHMLNAERLKLVKPTSIIVNVSRGGLVDEHALADALNEGRLFGAGIDVFETEPVRMDNPLLKCPNTIVSDHTAWYSARSVGVLQHNAASEIDRVLKGEPPKNWVNKW; this comes from the coding sequence ATGACAAAACTCGCTGTAGCAGTCCTGGAACCGGGATATGCGAAATACACCATCGAGCAAGCTGTACTTGAACAACAAGATGTGACCATTGTCGCGGTCCCGGAACAGGAAGACGCGGTCTCATCTCTAAAGTCAATAAATCCGGTTGCGGTCATGGTGCGTGAGCGCACCGTGTCTGCAGCCGAGATCGAAGCTTGTCCCAATCTCAAAGTTATTGTCCGCTATGGTGTCGGGGTCGACAATATTGATCTTGCTCTTGCGAAGAGCCGCGGAATCTATGTGGCCAATGTTCCAGACTACGGAGCCGAAATAGAGGTTAGCGAGCATGCTGTCGCACTCTATCTGGCAGTTCAGAGACGCATCGTCGAGCGCGATGCCCAAGTGCGGGCCGGTGAATGGGGCATTGGAGAGGACGCCCCCATACCTGGCAGATACAACGGGGTGTTGGGACTTATCGGATGCGGTCGCATTGGTCTTCAGGCCGCCCGCAAGTTCAAGGCTCTCGGTTTCCGCTATATTCTCGCATTCGATCCCAATCTTTCCTCCGACATCGCCAAAAGCGAGGGTATCGACCTGGTCGACCTGGAAACCCTCTGCATGCAGTCAGATGTCATCAGCCTGCATGCGCCTCTTCTCCCTCAAACCCGCCATATGCTGAATGCTGAAAGACTGAAGCTGGTCAAGCCGACGTCCATCATCGTCAACGTGTCTCGAGGTGGGCTGGTCGATGAACATGCTCTGGCAGATGCCTTGAATGAGGGGCGCCTGTTTGGGGCTGGAATCGATGTGTTTGAAACTGAGCCTGTTCGCATGGACAACCCGCTGCTCAAATGCCCCAACACAATCGTTTCTGATCACACCGCTTGGTACTCGGCACGTAGTGTTGGGGTATTGCAGCACAATGCCGCTTCCGAAATCGATCGCGTACTGAAGGGGGAACCTCCGAAAAATTGGGTGAACAAATGGTAG
- a CDS encoding DctP family TRAP transporter solute-binding subunit: MKFMSKCLATTAMIACAVSAQAAPVKVLKYAHFQSADLSSPKQAAALAFESCVEGKTSGSIDVQVYPASQLGTGPEVLEGLQLGAIQMAAIHDGPISAFYKPFSVLALPYVFDDQAMAWEIMDGDFGKVLFEDMRQKTGVRGLGVADNGVRNFTNNVRPVAEPTDMKDLKMRVQTAPVWVKLVESLGASATPVPWPELPGALQQGVVDGQENGVTNIVDASLYQSQKYVSLDGHVFSWHAYLISDDFYQSLSQGEQNAVNQCFEIAKVIHRGMTAAQDANASAILSAKGMTVVPVSPENKEKFREAAQPAVREFIESEIGKEWPALLDTAVEAYRNKYK; encoded by the coding sequence ATGAAATTCATGTCAAAATGTCTCGCAACCACTGCCATGATCGCCTGCGCAGTGTCTGCTCAGGCCGCACCGGTGAAGGTGCTGAAGTATGCCCATTTCCAGTCTGCTGACTTGAGCTCTCCCAAACAGGCAGCGGCATTGGCCTTTGAAAGCTGCGTTGAGGGTAAGACATCGGGATCGATCGACGTACAGGTCTATCCTGCAAGCCAGCTGGGCACCGGCCCGGAAGTGCTCGAAGGGTTGCAGTTGGGCGCAATCCAGATGGCGGCAATCCACGATGGCCCGATTTCCGCCTTCTACAAGCCGTTCTCGGTTTTGGCTTTGCCTTATGTCTTCGATGACCAGGCAATGGCCTGGGAAATCATGGATGGTGACTTCGGCAAGGTTTTGTTTGAAGACATGCGCCAGAAGACCGGTGTCCGTGGTCTTGGTGTTGCCGATAATGGCGTACGCAACTTCACCAATAACGTGCGTCCTGTTGCTGAACCCACGGACATGAAAGACCTGAAGATGCGGGTGCAGACCGCACCTGTATGGGTCAAGCTTGTCGAGAGCCTGGGTGCTTCCGCAACTCCTGTGCCATGGCCGGAATTGCCGGGTGCCTTGCAGCAGGGCGTTGTAGATGGCCAGGAAAACGGTGTTACCAACATTGTAGATGCGTCTCTATACCAGAGCCAGAAATATGTGAGCCTCGATGGTCATGTTTTCTCCTGGCATGCCTATCTGATTTCCGATGACTTTTATCAGAGCCTCAGTCAGGGCGAACAGAATGCGGTCAACCAGTGCTTCGAGATCGCCAAAGTCATTCATCGCGGCATGACGGCGGCACAGGATGCAAATGCCTCTGCAATCCTGTCTGCCAAGGGCATGACAGTCGTCCCTGTGAGCCCTGAAAACAAGGAAAAATTCCGCGAGGCAGCTCAGCCGGCAGTACGTGAATTCATCGAAAGTGAGATTGGCAAGGAATGGCCAGCTCTGCTGGATACTGCGGTCGAAGCATATCGTAACAAATACAAATAA